Proteins found in one Promicromonospora sukumoe genomic segment:
- a CDS encoding DUF4190 domain-containing protein, giving the protein MTQPDGGQSPYDPPQQPEQGQPANPAPGSVPGQPAPHEQAPYGQAPYGQAPYGQQPYGEQQQVYAQGAQPGYGEPLPKNSLGVWSLVLGILSVLGCGLVTGIAAIITGAKSRAAQREGLANNGGMGLAGLILGWIGTVLITLGVIGFIIFSVALANSSEFQEGFEQELQNSYEQELGDTGQTMDPELQELLDELENS; this is encoded by the coding sequence ATGACCCAGCCTGACGGCGGCCAGTCGCCCTACGACCCGCCGCAGCAGCCCGAGCAGGGGCAGCCCGCGAACCCCGCGCCGGGCTCGGTCCCCGGTCAGCCCGCGCCGCACGAGCAGGCGCCCTACGGCCAGGCGCCGTACGGCCAGGCGCCGTACGGACAGCAGCCGTACGGCGAGCAGCAGCAGGTCTACGCGCAGGGCGCGCAGCCCGGCTACGGTGAGCCGCTGCCGAAGAACAGCCTCGGCGTCTGGTCGCTCGTGCTGGGCATCCTGTCCGTGCTGGGCTGCGGCCTGGTCACGGGTATCGCGGCGATCATCACCGGTGCCAAGAGCCGGGCGGCGCAGCGCGAGGGTCTCGCGAACAACGGCGGCATGGGCCTCGCGGGCCTGATCCTGGGCTGGATCGGCACGGTGCTGATCACCCTCGGCGTGATCGGCTTCATCATCTTCTCGGTGGCGCTCGCCAACTCGTCGGAGTTCCAGGAGGGCTTCGAGCAGGAGCTGCAGAACAGCTACGAGCAGGAGCTCGGCGACACCGGCCAGACCATGGACCCGGAGCTCCAGGAGCTCCTGGACGAGCTCGAGAACAGCTGA
- a CDS encoding DUF4190 domain-containing protein, translated as MTENEGGTPRDPRDPREPQPETPPTQPLPGSTPPEPGASPTQPLPGQYGAEQPPAGQPPAPQEPAGQQPAPQEPNPGPPAGPDSAAPYGQQSAQTPYGQPGAPAPQYGYTSATPPKNDLGVWALVTGILSFVFCPLLLGIAAIITGTMSRRAVDEGLANNRGMGTAGLILGWVNVALALLAIVFFIVALAVGLFAGGINGWDNMQNPNDWNY; from the coding sequence ATGACCGAGAACGAGGGCGGTACGCCGCGCGATCCGCGTGATCCGCGCGAGCCCCAGCCGGAGACGCCGCCTACGCAGCCGCTGCCAGGATCCACGCCCCCGGAGCCCGGAGCGTCACCCACGCAGCCACTCCCAGGACAGTACGGCGCTGAGCAGCCGCCCGCCGGACAGCCGCCGGCCCCGCAGGAGCCCGCAGGGCAACAGCCCGCACCGCAGGAGCCGAACCCGGGACCGCCCGCTGGTCCCGACTCTGCCGCCCCCTACGGTCAGCAGAGCGCACAGACGCCCTACGGGCAGCCCGGCGCCCCCGCGCCCCAGTACGGCTACACCTCCGCCACGCCGCCCAAGAACGACCTGGGCGTGTGGGCGCTGGTCACGGGCATCCTGAGCTTCGTGTTCTGCCCGCTCCTGCTCGGGATCGCCGCGATCATCACCGGCACCATGAGCCGCCGGGCGGTCGACGAGGGCCTGGCGAACAACCGAGGGATGGGTACCGCGGGCCTGATCCTGGGCTGGGTCAACGTGGCGCTCGCGTTGCTCGCCATCGTGTTCTTCATCGTCGCGCTGGCGGTCGGGCTGTTCGCCGGCGGCATCAACGGCTGGGACAACATGCAGAACCCGAACGACTGGAACTACTGA
- the aspS gene encoding aspartate--tRNA ligase — MLRTHTAGSLRAEHIGQTVTLTGWVDRRRDHGGVAFIDLRDASGIAQVVIRDEEIAHPLRAEFVLQVTGEVGRRPEGNANANLATGEIELVATEVVTLNESAPLPFQVSTALADTEVIGEEARLKHRYLDLRRPAPAHALRLRAKANQAARRVLDEQDFVEIETPTLTRSTPEGARDFLVPARLAPGSWYALPQSPQLFKQLLMVGGMERYYQIARCYRDEDFRADRQPEFTQLDVEMSFVDQEDVIALGEKILQSLWALVDVEIPTPIQRITFHEAMRLYGTDKPDLRFENPIVELTDYFTATPFRVFQAEYVGAVVMAGGAAQPRRQFDAWQEWAKQRGARGLAYVTFTEDGELGGPVAKNLSDDERAGLAAATGAQPGDAVFFAAGKTTEARALLGAARLEIAHKTGQIDEDAWSFVWVVDAPLFKPAGEDDDVDLGSSAWTAVHHAFTSPTPEWIDTFEKEPGEALAYAYDIVCNGNEIGGGSIRIHRRDVQERVFEVMGIGQEEAQEKFGFLLDAFAFGAPPHGGIAFGWDRIVSLLTKSASIRDVIAFPKSGGGFDPLTAAPAPITPEQRKEAGVDFTPEAAPVATPTA, encoded by the coding sequence GTGCTCCGCACCCACACGGCCGGCTCACTGCGGGCCGAGCACATCGGCCAGACCGTCACCCTCACGGGCTGGGTCGATCGCCGCCGTGATCACGGGGGAGTGGCGTTCATCGACCTGCGCGACGCGTCCGGCATCGCCCAGGTCGTCATCCGCGACGAGGAGATCGCCCACCCGCTGCGCGCCGAGTTCGTGCTGCAGGTCACCGGCGAGGTCGGCCGCCGTCCCGAGGGCAACGCCAACGCCAACCTCGCCACCGGCGAGATCGAGCTCGTCGCCACCGAGGTCGTCACCCTCAACGAGTCCGCCCCGCTGCCGTTCCAGGTCTCGACGGCGCTCGCGGACACCGAGGTCATCGGCGAGGAGGCGCGCCTCAAGCACCGCTACCTCGACCTGCGCCGTCCGGCCCCCGCGCACGCCCTGCGCCTGCGCGCCAAGGCCAACCAGGCCGCGCGCCGCGTGCTGGACGAGCAGGACTTCGTCGAGATCGAGACGCCGACCCTGACCCGGTCCACCCCGGAGGGCGCACGCGACTTCCTGGTCCCGGCCCGCCTCGCGCCCGGCTCCTGGTACGCCCTGCCGCAGTCGCCGCAGCTCTTCAAGCAGCTCCTCATGGTGGGCGGCATGGAGCGCTACTACCAGATCGCGCGCTGCTACCGCGACGAGGACTTCCGCGCGGACCGCCAGCCGGAGTTCACGCAGCTCGACGTCGAGATGAGCTTCGTGGACCAGGAGGACGTGATCGCCCTGGGCGAGAAGATCCTCCAGTCGCTGTGGGCGCTGGTCGACGTCGAGATCCCGACGCCCATCCAGCGCATCACGTTCCACGAGGCCATGCGCCTGTACGGCACGGACAAGCCCGACCTGCGCTTCGAGAACCCGATCGTCGAGCTCACCGACTACTTCACGGCCACGCCGTTCCGCGTGTTCCAGGCCGAGTACGTGGGCGCCGTCGTCATGGCCGGCGGGGCGGCCCAGCCGCGCCGCCAGTTCGACGCCTGGCAGGAGTGGGCCAAGCAGCGCGGCGCCCGCGGCCTCGCGTACGTCACGTTCACCGAGGACGGCGAGCTCGGCGGCCCCGTCGCCAAGAACCTGTCCGACGACGAGCGCGCGGGCCTCGCCGCCGCGACCGGCGCGCAGCCGGGCGACGCGGTGTTCTTCGCCGCCGGCAAGACGACGGAGGCGCGCGCCCTGCTCGGTGCGGCCCGGCTCGAGATCGCGCACAAGACCGGTCAGATCGACGAGGACGCCTGGTCCTTCGTCTGGGTCGTGGACGCGCCCCTGTTCAAGCCGGCCGGCGAGGACGACGACGTCGACCTCGGCTCGTCCGCCTGGACCGCCGTGCACCACGCGTTCACGTCGCCCACCCCCGAGTGGATCGACACGTTCGAGAAGGAGCCGGGCGAGGCCCTGGCCTACGCCTACGACATCGTCTGCAACGGCAACGAGATCGGCGGCGGCTCGATCCGTATCCACCGCCGCGACGTGCAGGAGCGCGTCTTCGAGGTGATGGGCATCGGCCAGGAGGAGGCGCAGGAGAAGTTCGGCTTCCTGCTCGACGCCTTCGCGTTCGGCGCCCCGCCGCACGGCGGCATCGCGTTCGGCTGGGACCGCATCGTCTCCCTGCTGACGAAGTCGGCCTCGATCCGCGACGTCATCGCCTTCCCGAAGTCGGGCGGCGGGTTCGACCCGCTGACGGCGGCCCCGGCGCCCATCACGCCGGAGCAGCGCAAGGAGGCGGGCGTCGACTTCACGCCCGAGGCCGCACCCGTGGCGACGCCCACGGCGTGA
- a CDS encoding PPOX class F420-dependent oxidoreductase, whose protein sequence is MARTIATNTTVTRDELLEFLRSRSNGILVTSRTDGAPQLSPVTYGVDPEGRVVVSTYPERAKARNLRQRPAASFLALGEDFGAAWVQVDGTAEVLDIPESVEPLVDYFRAAAGKEHPDWDEYRAAMVEQGKSLVRITIERWGPVATGGFPARLADG, encoded by the coding sequence ATGGCCAGGACTATCGCGACCAACACGACCGTGACCCGGGACGAGCTGCTGGAGTTCCTGCGCTCGCGCAGCAACGGAATCCTCGTGACCAGCAGGACCGACGGCGCCCCGCAGCTCAGCCCCGTGACGTACGGCGTGGACCCGGAGGGTCGCGTCGTCGTCTCGACGTACCCGGAGCGCGCGAAGGCGCGCAACCTGCGGCAGCGGCCGGCGGCGTCGTTCCTGGCGCTGGGCGAGGACTTCGGCGCGGCGTGGGTGCAGGTGGACGGCACGGCGGAGGTGCTGGACATCCCCGAGTCGGTGGAGCCGCTGGTCGACTACTTCCGTGCGGCCGCCGGCAAGGAGCACCCCGACTGGGACGAGTACCGCGCGGCGATGGTCGAGCAGGGCAAGTCGCTGGTGCGGATCACGATCGAGCGCTGGGGCCCGGTGGCGACGGGTGGTTTTCCGGCGCGGCTCGCGGACGGCTGA
- a CDS encoding pyridoxal phosphate-dependent aminotransferase, translated as MREIRQSRKLKSVRYDVRGPILEEAYRLEAEGHKILKLNIGNPAPFGFEAPEAILADMIHHLPQAQGYSDSRGIYSARTAVAHYYQSHGIDTHVDDVYIGNGVSEMISMVLQALIDDGDEVLVPAPDYPLWTGAVSLQGGTPVHYRCDESNGWNPDLEDIESRITPATKALVIINPNNPTGAVYSESIVKGLAELARKHDLVLLSDEIYEKILFDGATHHHTATFADDDVLCITFSGLSKAYRICGYRSGWAMISGPKHRAADFIEGLTLVSNMRMCANVPAQHAIQTALGGYQSIEHLIQPGGRFYEQAMLADKLLNEIPGVSSVRPRGALYCFPRLDPEMYPIKDDEAFVIGLLRAKKILVTHGTGFNWPETDHFRLVTLPDVDVLSEAIGRIAEYLDEIRA; from the coding sequence GTGCGAGAGATCAGGCAGAGCCGCAAGCTGAAGTCCGTCCGGTACGACGTCCGGGGTCCGATCCTGGAGGAGGCGTACCGGCTGGAGGCCGAGGGTCACAAGATCCTCAAGCTGAACATCGGCAACCCCGCGCCGTTCGGGTTCGAGGCGCCCGAGGCGATCCTGGCGGACATGATCCACCACCTGCCGCAGGCGCAGGGGTACAGCGACAGCCGCGGCATCTACTCGGCGCGCACCGCCGTGGCGCACTACTACCAGTCGCACGGCATCGACACGCACGTCGACGACGTCTACATCGGCAACGGCGTCTCCGAGATGATCAGCATGGTGCTGCAGGCCCTGATCGACGACGGCGACGAGGTGCTGGTCCCCGCGCCGGACTACCCGCTGTGGACCGGCGCCGTGAGCCTGCAGGGCGGCACGCCCGTGCACTACCGCTGCGACGAGTCCAACGGGTGGAACCCCGACCTGGAGGACATCGAGTCGCGCATCACGCCCGCCACGAAGGCGCTCGTGATCATCAACCCGAACAACCCGACGGGCGCGGTCTACAGCGAGTCGATCGTCAAGGGGCTGGCGGAGCTGGCGCGCAAGCACGACCTGGTGCTCCTGAGCGACGAGATCTACGAGAAGATCCTGTTCGACGGCGCCACCCACCACCACACCGCGACGTTCGCCGACGACGACGTCCTGTGCATCACGTTCAGCGGCCTGTCCAAGGCATACCGGATCTGCGGCTACCGGTCGGGCTGGGCCATGATCTCCGGCCCCAAGCACCGCGCCGCCGACTTCATCGAAGGCCTCACCCTCGTCTCCAACATGCGGATGTGCGCCAACGTGCCGGCGCAGCACGCCATCCAGACGGCGCTCGGCGGCTACCAGTCGATCGAACACCTGATCCAGCCCGGCGGCCGGTTCTACGAGCAGGCGATGCTCGCCGACAAGCTGCTCAACGAGATCCCCGGCGTCAGCTCGGTGCGGCCGCGCGGCGCCCTGTACTGCTTCCCGCGGCTGGACCCTGAGATGTACCCGATCAAGGACGACGAGGCGTTCGTGATCGGCCTGCTGCGCGCCAAGAAGATCCTGGTCACGCACGGGACCGGCTTCAACTGGCCCGAGACCGACCACTTCCGGCTCGTCACGCTGCCCGACGTCGACGTGCTGAGCGAGGCGATCGGCCGCATCGCGGAGTACCTGGACGAGATCCGGGCCTGA
- a CDS encoding GNAT family N-acetyltransferase, translated as MAELAPYTITPGTLARLAQPTLPLTGGATMRPWRETDALALQEAYADPDIQRWHVRRVDSPDEALGMIVNWQRAWAQERRLEWAVAAADGSLLGRLALKDLVLFDGIAEIAYWTVPAARGRGVAPQAVVAASAWAFEAGFRRLELEHSTLNAASCRVAEKAGFALEGTRRGAARHADGHHDMHVHARLSDAGGALPLET; from the coding sequence ATGGCTGAGCTCGCCCCGTACACGATCACCCCGGGCACCCTGGCGAGGCTGGCGCAGCCCACGCTGCCCCTGACCGGCGGCGCGACGATGCGTCCCTGGCGGGAGACGGACGCACTTGCGCTCCAGGAGGCCTACGCCGACCCGGACATCCAGCGCTGGCACGTGCGCCGGGTGGACTCGCCGGACGAGGCGCTCGGGATGATCGTCAACTGGCAGCGGGCCTGGGCGCAGGAGCGTCGTCTGGAGTGGGCGGTCGCCGCCGCCGACGGGTCCCTGCTGGGGCGGCTCGCGCTCAAGGACCTCGTCCTGTTCGACGGCATCGCCGAGATCGCCTACTGGACCGTCCCGGCGGCGCGCGGCCGGGGTGTGGCGCCGCAGGCCGTCGTCGCGGCGAGCGCCTGGGCGTTCGAGGCCGGGTTCCGGCGGCTGGAGCTGGAGCACTCGACGCTGAACGCGGCGTCGTGCCGGGTCGCGGAGAAGGCCGGGTTCGCGCTGGAGGGGACGCGTCGGGGCGCCGCCCGGCACGCGGACGGGCACCACGACATGCACGTCCACGCCCGGCTGTCGGACGCCGGGGGCGCGCTCCCTCTCGAGACCTAA
- a CDS encoding ALF repeat-containing protein, protein MRLVRMTSLAVVTTVAGSMLTLAPLTAAAEPRQAVATAAITQVADDPVPGTEEELRATIQAILDDPEVGVGVRREALEALETGTVEAMTYFLETGWQVAQDEDNRFAIFVILADPDTGRAVRDAAGAALRDGSSEALVYFLETGRWIAQDEDNRFAIFVILADPETGRAVRDAAGVALRDGSSEALVYFLETGRWIAQDEDNTFAIFVIIGTPGISAALRAAAVAALDGTPEDRAYFIETGQYEVE, encoded by the coding sequence GTGAGGCTTGTTCGCATGACGTCGCTGGCGGTCGTGACGACCGTCGCCGGATCGATGCTCACCCTTGCACCTCTGACGGCCGCCGCAGAGCCCCGGCAGGCCGTGGCGACCGCCGCGATCACGCAGGTCGCCGACGATCCGGTCCCGGGGACGGAGGAAGAGCTCCGGGCCACGATCCAGGCCATCCTGGACGACCCCGAGGTGGGTGTCGGCGTGCGGCGCGAAGCGCTGGAGGCCCTGGAGACCGGCACCGTCGAGGCCATGACGTACTTCCTCGAGACCGGCTGGCAGGTCGCACAGGACGAGGACAACCGGTTCGCGATCTTCGTGATCCTCGCTGATCCGGACACAGGTCGGGCTGTGCGGGACGCGGCGGGCGCGGCTCTGAGGGACGGCAGCTCGGAGGCACTGGTGTACTTCCTGGAGACCGGCCGATGGATCGCGCAGGACGAGGACAACCGGTTCGCGATCTTTGTGATCCTCGCTGATCCGGAGACGGGTCGGGCTGTGCGGGACGCGGCGGGCGTTGCTCTGAGGGACGGGAGCTCGGAGGCCCTGGTGTACTTCCTGGAGACCGGTCGCTGGATCGCGCAGGACGAGGACAACACGTTCGCGATCTTCGTCATCATCGGTACCCCGGGGATCAGCGCCGCGTTGCGGGCCGCCGCCGTGGCTGCGCTGGACGGCACCCCCGAGGACCGCGCCTACTTCATCGAGACCGGGCAGTACGAGGTGGAGTGA